Proteins found in one Amycolatopsis umgeniensis genomic segment:
- a CDS encoding CapA family protein yields MDLVVVGDVVPAGWPRRTAGERSGPGDPAFGLLRGGDLTIGNLEVPLTGAGVRAEKLVTMRAPAAGAGELAALGFDLVSLATNHALDFGVEGLRDTVCALDAAGVRHAGAGETITEANRPRVVSAGGRTLAFFSFCSALPLGFNATADRAGIGAIRVRQSFEFDSTFLDETPGTPPFVHSSAHEPDVRAAEALIGEAKQRNDFVAVALHWGVPFCYLPATQGPLAEYQRPLARRLIDAGADLVIGHHPHCLHPVEFYEQGLILYSTGNFLFDWCDGWNAESMTAREDAHPAPPYEAALVTGPWFESAVFRVRLGGAGGPTLRLDPIELDADSQPILPRPEVAASILARFSAMSRELDPSFVVDDDGSVRHE; encoded by the coding sequence ATGGATCTCGTAGTGGTGGGAGACGTCGTCCCGGCGGGATGGCCGCGGCGAACGGCGGGGGAGCGCTCCGGACCGGGTGATCCGGCGTTCGGGCTGCTCCGCGGCGGTGATCTGACGATCGGCAACCTGGAGGTTCCGCTCACCGGCGCCGGGGTGCGTGCCGAGAAACTGGTGACGATGCGCGCGCCTGCCGCGGGTGCGGGGGAGCTGGCGGCACTCGGCTTCGATCTGGTGTCCCTGGCGACGAACCACGCGCTGGATTTCGGCGTCGAAGGTCTTCGCGACACGGTGTGCGCGCTGGACGCCGCGGGTGTCCGGCACGCCGGGGCGGGCGAGACGATCACCGAGGCGAACCGGCCGCGAGTCGTGTCCGCGGGCGGGCGGACACTCGCCTTCTTCAGCTTCTGTTCCGCACTTCCGCTGGGCTTCAACGCCACGGCCGACCGTGCCGGGATCGGGGCGATCCGGGTGCGCCAGAGCTTCGAGTTCGACAGCACGTTCCTCGACGAGACCCCCGGGACGCCGCCCTTCGTGCACTCGAGCGCGCACGAACCGGACGTGCGCGCGGCCGAAGCCTTGATCGGCGAAGCCAAGCAGCGCAACGACTTCGTCGCCGTGGCCCTGCACTGGGGTGTCCCGTTCTGCTACCTGCCCGCGACGCAGGGCCCGCTGGCGGAGTACCAGCGGCCGCTGGCCCGGCGCCTGATCGACGCCGGCGCGGACCTCGTCATCGGGCATCATCCGCACTGCCTGCATCCGGTGGAGTTCTACGAACAGGGGCTGATCCTGTACTCCACCGGGAATTTCCTCTTCGATTGGTGCGACGGGTGGAACGCGGAATCGATGACGGCGCGGGAGGACGCACACCCGGCCCCGCCCTACGAAGCGGCTTTGGTCACGGGTCCTTGGTTCGAGAGCGCGGTGTTCCGGGTCCGGCTCGGCGGGGCCGGCGGGCCCACGCTTCGCCTGGATCCGATCGAACTCGATGCGGACAGTCAGCCGATCCTGCCACGTCCCGAGGTGGCGGCTTCGATCCTTGCCCGGTTCTCGGCTATGTCGCGGGAACTGGATCCGTCCTTTGTGGTCGATGATGATGGGAGCGTGAGGCATGAGTGA
- a CDS encoding amidohydrolase: protein MTGIERSFEQNLDSVLELSHRINANPELAFEEHETSESLIAALEAGGFTVEKGVAGLPTAFVASAGAGDFVFGLCAEMDALPGIGHGCGHNVIAASAVGAALALAPFADELGLTVRVFGTPAEEKGTGKEIMVNHGVFDDTHAAMMVHPTLKDVVVPHLRASRSWQVAYTGVGGHASRPWSALNAGDATVVAQTAIGLLRQQLRDGIRVHHVVKEAGAAVNVIPDHAVVDCMIRADTIDEVDEVWERVRRCFDAGAVATGTGVEYTALPSIYREFRHDPDLAPLFEKHAKVVGRTFPDYPDKMFGSTDMGNVSLRVPAIHPMLSFDLPPEAGNHTAAFAVAAGGPDGDRFVHDAGLAMALTVAEVARSGEIRARLIARGRRLAE from the coding sequence ATGACCGGAATCGAGCGCTCGTTCGAGCAGAACCTGGACTCGGTCCTGGAGCTTTCGCACCGGATCAACGCCAACCCCGAACTGGCCTTCGAAGAACACGAGACGTCGGAATCGCTCATCGCGGCGCTGGAGGCCGGTGGGTTCACGGTGGAGAAAGGGGTGGCGGGCCTGCCGACGGCGTTCGTCGCCTCGGCCGGGGCCGGTGACTTCGTATTCGGCCTGTGCGCGGAAATGGACGCGCTCCCGGGCATCGGGCACGGCTGCGGTCACAACGTCATCGCCGCGTCCGCCGTCGGTGCGGCGCTGGCGCTGGCCCCCTTCGCCGACGAACTCGGGCTGACGGTGCGGGTGTTCGGCACCCCGGCCGAGGAAAAGGGGACCGGCAAGGAGATCATGGTCAACCACGGCGTCTTCGACGACACCCACGCGGCCATGATGGTGCACCCGACGCTCAAGGACGTCGTCGTCCCGCACCTGCGCGCTTCGCGATCCTGGCAGGTCGCCTACACCGGGGTCGGCGGGCACGCCTCGCGCCCTTGGAGCGCGCTGAACGCGGGGGACGCGACGGTCGTCGCCCAGACCGCGATCGGTCTGCTGCGCCAGCAACTGCGCGACGGCATCAGGGTGCACCACGTCGTCAAGGAGGCCGGGGCGGCCGTCAACGTCATCCCCGACCACGCGGTCGTCGACTGCATGATCCGCGCCGACACCATCGACGAAGTCGACGAAGTGTGGGAACGGGTGCGGCGCTGCTTCGACGCGGGGGCCGTGGCAACCGGCACCGGCGTCGAGTACACCGCGTTGCCCTCCATCTACCGCGAATTCCGGCACGACCCCGATCTGGCGCCGCTGTTCGAGAAGCACGCGAAGGTCGTCGGCCGGACCTTCCCCGACTATCCGGACAAGATGTTCGGCTCGACGGACATGGGCAACGTCTCGCTGCGCGTTCCCGCCATCCACCCGATGCTCTCCTTCGACCTCCCGCCCGAGGCGGGCAACCACACCGCCGCCTTCGCCGTCGCGGCGGGCGGCCCCGACGGCGACCGGTTCGTCCACGACGCAGGCTTGGCGATGGCCCTCACCGTCGCCGAGGTCGCGCGGTCCGGGGAGATCCGGGCACGGCTGATCGCCAGGGGCCGCCGACTCGCGGAGTGA
- a CDS encoding polysaccharide deacetylase family protein, whose amino-acid sequence MSEPWQWDEQIWRGHVERVRAGRPLRPDSWPGRAKVAVALSFDSDHETIPLRDGEILPGKLSQGEYGARVGVPRILKLLDRFEAPSTFFMPAVSALLHDGEAKSYVDAGHEIALHGWIHERNTQVPPGAERDLAFRAADTLERLTGVRPVGIRTPSWDFSEHSLEIIRELGLTYDSSLMADDDCYEIVADGEPTGIVELPVEWIRDDMPYFMMERFGAQRPYTPPRGVLSIWRDEFDLALAEGGVFQLTLHPHVIGHRSRVAILTELLEHIVSHDGVWFATHAQIADHVGKDLSR is encoded by the coding sequence ATGAGTGAACCTTGGCAGTGGGATGAACAGATCTGGCGCGGGCACGTCGAACGGGTCCGCGCGGGACGTCCGTTGCGGCCGGATTCCTGGCCGGGTCGTGCCAAGGTGGCGGTGGCCTTGTCGTTCGACTCCGATCACGAGACGATCCCGCTGCGCGACGGCGAGATCCTGCCGGGAAAGCTGTCGCAAGGCGAATACGGCGCCAGGGTCGGCGTGCCCCGGATCCTGAAGCTGCTCGACCGGTTCGAGGCACCGTCGACGTTCTTCATGCCCGCCGTGTCCGCGCTGCTGCACGACGGCGAAGCGAAGTCCTATGTGGACGCCGGGCACGAGATCGCGCTGCACGGCTGGATCCACGAACGCAACACCCAGGTGCCACCCGGAGCCGAACGCGACCTCGCTTTCCGGGCCGCGGACACCCTGGAACGTCTCACCGGTGTGCGACCGGTCGGTATCCGCACCCCGTCGTGGGACTTCTCCGAGCATTCGCTCGAGATCATCCGCGAGCTGGGCCTGACGTACGACTCGTCGTTGATGGCCGACGACGACTGCTACGAGATCGTCGCCGACGGTGAGCCCACCGGCATCGTCGAGCTGCCCGTGGAGTGGATCCGTGATGACATGCCGTACTTCATGATGGAGCGATTCGGGGCACAGCGGCCGTACACACCGCCGCGCGGTGTGCTGTCGATCTGGCGTGACGAGTTCGACCTCGCCCTCGCCGAGGGCGGCGTCTTCCAGCTCACTCTCCACCCGCACGTCATCGGGCATCGCTCCCGCGTCGCGATCCTCACCGAACTGCTCGAGCACATCGTCTCCCACGACGGCGTCTGGTTCGCCACGCACGCCCAGATCGCGGACCACGTCGGAAAGGACCTGTCACGATGA
- a CDS encoding IclR family transcriptional regulator: MSEEADQPTGSVRSMNSVLNTLRVFEEVAVRQPIGVSELARVTEIPKGTVQRCLVTLRQAGWLKIMDPERARWGVTRKVLALGLRSTGERDLQDVAKPVLEGLAAETDETVILGLRDGECLVILAREDTTQVVRVFLDVGTRVPLRATSGGTAIMALLDDAEVDELLRHELTEFADAPVPDVAELRREIAQTAKRGYALNGSSSWYRPHVASIGAAITNPLGHPIATVTLAIPEMRFHRAQEHTFAPLVMAAAAEISHLLTVD, from the coding sequence ATGAGCGAAGAAGCGGACCAGCCGACCGGCAGCGTCAGATCGATGAACAGCGTCCTGAACACCTTGCGAGTGTTCGAGGAAGTCGCCGTGCGGCAACCGATCGGCGTCTCGGAACTGGCCCGCGTGACGGAGATCCCGAAGGGCACCGTCCAGCGGTGCCTGGTGACACTCCGGCAGGCCGGCTGGCTCAAGATCATGGACCCCGAGCGCGCCCGGTGGGGGGTGACCAGGAAGGTACTGGCCCTCGGGCTGCGCAGTACGGGCGAGCGAGATCTCCAGGACGTGGCGAAGCCGGTCCTCGAGGGCCTGGCGGCCGAGACCGACGAGACGGTCATTCTCGGTCTGCGCGACGGCGAATGTCTCGTCATCCTCGCCCGCGAGGACACCACCCAGGTCGTCCGCGTCTTTCTCGACGTCGGCACCCGGGTGCCGTTGCGCGCCACCTCGGGCGGCACGGCGATCATGGCGCTGCTCGACGACGCCGAGGTCGACGAACTGCTGCGACACGAACTCACGGAGTTCGCCGACGCCCCCGTACCGGACGTCGCGGAACTCCGGCGGGAGATCGCCCAGACCGCGAAGCGCGGGTACGCGCTCAACGGCTCCTCCTCGTGGTATCGCCCGCACGTGGCCTCCATCGGCGCCGCCATCACCAATCCGCTCGGGCATCCGATCGCGACGGTCACCCTCGCCATCCCGGAGATGCGTTTTCACCGCGCCCAGGAGCACACCTTCGCGCCACTGGTGATGGCCGCCGCGGCCGAGATCAGTCACCTGCTGACGGTCGACTGA